One genomic region from Onychostoma macrolepis isolate SWU-2019 chromosome 23, ASM1243209v1, whole genome shotgun sequence encodes:
- the commd7 gene encoding COMM domain-containing protein 7 — MLQLHFTNDTLPDNVSTDFQNLNKFSEQQFVSLIEILYQFLLEPKESERFLRQLTEFAGENGMSAGPLRALMKSVLLLPHGALKRNLTAEQVKADLLSLGLNEDKASNFSDQWRIHYPVLSRLAVGQTLMVNQLVDMEWKFGVTVGTSELQKTGNIFLQLKLVIRKGNTTENVYMELTLPQFYNFLHEMERAKASMDCFS; from the exons ATGTTGCAGTTACATTTCACGAATGATACATTACCCGACAATGTCAGCACTGACTTTCAGAATCTGAATAAATTCAGTGAACAG CAATTTGTGAGTCTGATAGAGATCTTATACCAGTTCCTTCTAGAACCCAAAGAG TCAGAGCGGTTCTTGCGTCAGCTGACGGAGTTTGCTGGAGAGAATGGGATGAGTGCGGGACCACTGAGGGCTCTGATGAAGAGTGTCCTCCTCCTACCTCATG GTGCTTTAAAAAGAAACCTAACAGCTGAACAGGTGAAGGCAGACTTGCTCTCATTAG GATTAAATGAAGACAAGGCCAGTAATTTCTCTGACCAG TGGAGAATCCACTACCCTGTTTTGTCCAGACTGGCCGTGGGACAGACACTAATGGTCAACCAGCTTGTTGACATGGAGTGGAAATTTGGTG TTACTGTTGGTACTAGTGAGCTGCAAAAGACTGGAAACATTTTTCTACAG CTGAAGCTGGTGATCAGAAAAGGAAACACGACAGAAAATGTGTACATGG AGCTGACTTTACCGCAGTTCTACAACTTCCTCCATGAGATGGAGCGCGCCAAAGCCAGTATGGATTGTTTCAGTTAA